Below is a window of Halarcobacter anaerophilus DNA.
AGGAGTATAAATATCGCTTGCAGCTTTAACCGATTCAACAAAAGCAACACTATCTTCGGCACTAACCTCACTGTCGATTTCAGGCAATTCTAAAAATGTAATATCACCTAATTGTTCGATTGCATAAGAAGATATACCAACAACACCCTCTTCACCGTTAACTTCAATCCATTCATGCTCTTGGCTAAATTTTTTCATATCTATTCTCCTATATTTTATTTTTTACTTTTTTATAAAAGGCAATGAAGCTTTGTTTGCCTCTATTGATCCTCTGTTTTTATTTGATTTATCTCTTAATTCAAAACTTCTATTTTCATCAAAAGTTTCAAAATCAACCATAAGCAAACCTATACCCACATTTAAAGTAGGAGAGAATGCAGCAGAGCTTACAAAACCGATTTTTTTATCATCTTGAAAGGCTTCAAAATCTTTTCTTGCACTTCTTCTTGAAGTTGTTTTAAAAGGAATTAAAACTCTTTTTAAGCCCTCTTCTTTCTGTTTTTTCAAAGCTTGGCAACCTACAAACTCTCTATTTAAATTTACAAACATAGAAAGATTTGCTTCAAGGGGTGTTATCTCTTCATTTAAATCATTTCCGTAAAGGCTGTAACCCATTTCCAATCTTAAAGCATCTCTTGCTCCAAGTCCTGCCGGTTTAACACCCTCTTTTAATAAAGCATTCCAGAT
It encodes the following:
- the gcvH gene encoding glycine cleavage system protein GcvH: MKKFSQEHEWIEVNGEEGVVGISSYAIEQLGDITFLELPEIDSEVSAEDSVAFVESVKAASDIYTPVSGRVIEVNEALLGTPELLNQDANENWIYKMIISDESELETLMDEKIYNEYTESL